Genomic segment of Bdellovibrio bacteriovorus:
ATCATTGCTCGCCCCCGAATCGGCGTCGACTATGCAGGAGAAGCAGCGCAGTGGCCTCTTCGCTTTTATCTTAAAGATAATCTTTTTATTTCACGTCCCTAAATTCAGAACGACACTCGTCGCCTGCTTGTTTTCTCAATTCGAAGCAAATAGCAGGACCAATGTTTGAAAGCGTAGTGATAAGTGCGAGCCGAAAACAAAGTTTTCTTTGGTCCTCATTTTAGAACAGTGCTAACATTGTAAGCATGAAGGTCTTACCGCAAGTTCAGGATGGGGAACGTTTCAATACTTTTTCGCACGCTCTAGGTGCTTTTCTTGCGCTTCTTGGTTCTGTTCTTTTAATCGGACTTGCGGCTTCAAAACAAGATACGTGGCGACTGTTTTCTTTTTCTGTGTATGCCTTTACAACCGTAGGTCTTTACTGCATTTCCACGATGTATCACGGATCCCAAGGACAAAAGAAAAACTTCTATCGCAAGCTTGATTACATCGGCATTTACCTGAAGATCGCTGGCAACTACACTCCCTACGCCATTTTAGCACTGCGTGGAAACACCGGCTGGATTGTTCTAGGTGTCGTGTGGGCATTAGCCGTGCTCGGAATTATGTGGGAACTCGTTGCAACATCGAAGAATCGCAATTTTTCTTTCGCACTCTATGGGATCATGAGTGTCACCGTTTTACCTGCATTAAAACAATTGATGGACGCAATTCCTCCAATGGGTTTTGCGATGATCATGGCGGGTTTTATTTCTTATGCTATCGGAGTTTATTTCTTTTTCAACGACACCAAAATCAAGCACGGTCACGGCATGTGGCATCTGTGTGTGATGGCTGGAACGGCCTTTCAATATCTCTGCGTATTAATCTATCTGACCTAGCCCTTTTGTCTTTAATAAGTGACAGTTCCTTCGTATTCCATACAATTTAATCATACAACTGAATTCAGGTACATGTCTGGAAGGGTACGACGATGCAACTGAGATATTTCTTCGCTGTTTCCATTATTGGTTCTTTGCTGCTTTTAAATCTTTCCTGTGCAGAAAAAAGTCAGGCTCCAGAATCGATGAATTTGAAGCTTCTAAGAATGCAAGCAGAAGCAAACTATCAGACTGATATCGTGCAAAACCCTGCTTCAGTGAAGAACGTTCAAAGAGTTGCCTTGGTTTCAGGTATTGATCAATCTGCTGATCAAAGTTTTTGGAACTCCATTGCGTCTCACAAACCCGATTTGGTCATCGCAACAGGAAACACCGTTCATTCTACGAAAGCTTTCGAAAAACCTTTGCTTTCCCAATACAAAAAATTAGATGAAAGCGAAGATTACCGCAAAATCCGTCAAAGCATTCCATTCATTGCAACGTGGGATGAGCTTGATTTCGGACTACGGCATGGAGACTCTTCTTTTCAAAGTAAGAACGAAAGCCGTGATGCTTTTCTTAAGTACTGGAATTACATTCCGAAGCTTCAACCAAAATCTGCAAAAGGTGTAGAACACTCTATCATCTTAGGCCCTGCTGGAAAACGTGTGCAAATCATCGTGCTCGACACTCGTTACTATGCAACACCTTGGACCGAAAACGGTTCTGATGGAAAGTTCAAAAAGAATTGGTCTAAATCCGCAAGTTTGTTGGGTGCGCAACAATGGAGTTGGTTAGCGAACGAGCTTAGAAAAGATTCCGACTTCAAAGTGATTGTTTCATCCCTTCAACTTGCCGCAAACACCGATGAAGGAGAGCGCTGGGGACTTTATCCTCACGATCGCCAAAAACTTTTTGATACGATTCGCAATGCCGGAGCCAAAAAAGTCGTTGTCGTCAGCGGCAACCGCAACTTCGGTGCTTTAGGTAAAGTCGATATGGAAAACTACGGTCCTCTTTATGATTTAACTGTCGGGCCTTTCAATGAGTCAGTCATGAATGCAGAAAAAGATCGTCATTACATCGGTGAGCCCGTTGCTTCCGAAAATTTTGGAATGTTGGAATGGGATTGGAAACGTCAGACACTTTACCTAAAAATCTTCGACCGCAATAACAAGCTCGCTAAAGACCTTCGTATCAATATTTAACTAGAAAGAACCTGGTTCCTTTTCCCAACGATGGGAAGCAGGTACCTTTTAGGCAAAAAAAATCCCGCTGAAGAAGCGGGATTGAAGATTCGAAAGAAAAATGGTGGCTTGAGACGGAATTGAACCGCCGACACAAGGATTTTCAGTCCTCTGCTCTACCAACTGAGCTACCAAGCCACGGAAATCAAGAGACCAAATGTGTATCTTTTGGCCTCTTTGATGTCAACAACTAGGCTTTATCGAAGGCGTTTTTTAAGTCGTTTAGTAGATCGTTCAAGTCTTCCACCCCTACAGAGAGGCGAATCAACGAATCATCGATCCCTAAAGCCTTGCGGTTTTCCGCCGGAACGGAGGCATGCGTCATAATCGCTGGATGCTCGATAAGGCTTTCTACGCCTCCCAAGCTCTCTGCCAAAGAGAAAACATTCACATTTTCAAGGAATTTGCGGGCAGAATCCATGCCTCCCTTGATGTAGAAAGTTATCATTCCGCCAAAGCCGTGCATCTGCTCTTTAGCCAAAGCATGTTGAGGATGGCTCTCAAGACCTGGATAGATGACTTTGTCCACTTTTGGATGGCTTTCCAAAAACTTCGCGATCGCCATCGCATTTTCCTGGTGGGCCTTCATACGCAATGGCAAAGTTTTCAAACTTCTTAAGCACATGAACGAATCAAAAGGTCCTTGGATTGCGCCCATGCCGTTGCTTAAGAAAGCTAATTTTTCCGCCAGGTCATCACGAGAGGTCACCGCAATACCGCCAACCACGTCACTGTGGCCACCGATATACTTCGTTGCGGAGTGAACGACGATGTCAGCGCCCAACTCTAAAGGACGTTGGAAGTACGGGCTCATAAACGTGTTATCGACCGCAACGATGATACCTTTAGATTTCGCAATCGCAGAGATGCGTTTGATGTCGACAAGTTTCAAAGTCGGATTTGTCGGAGTCTCTAACCACACCATTTTCGTAGTGGCTTTGATCGCCTTTTCGAAATTTTCTACTTTCGTCAAATCCGTATAAGAAAAGTCGATGCCATCATGCTTAAGGACTTTGTCGAACAGACGGAAAGTACCGCCATACATATCATCCATAGCAATCACATGATCGCCGCCTTTAAGGATGTGCAGAATAGTTGTTGTCGCCGCACAACCTGAAGCAAAAGCAAATCCGTACTTACCGCTTTCAAGGCTTGCCATACAATTTTCATAAGCGCGACGAGTGGGGTTGTGAGTACGAGAATACTCCCATCCTTTATGTACGCCTGGAGATTCTTGTACATAAGTCGAGGTCAAATAAACAGGCGTCATGATGGCGCCAGTTGTTGGATCCGGTGATTGACCGGCATGAATAGCTCTAGTTGCAAAACCCAAATTCTCTGTTGTCTTCTTCATAGCGACACC
This window contains:
- the trhA gene encoding PAQR family membrane homeostasis protein TrhA, encoding MKVLPQVQDGERFNTFSHALGAFLALLGSVLLIGLAASKQDTWRLFSFSVYAFTTVGLYCISTMYHGSQGQKKNFYRKLDYIGIYLKIAGNYTPYAILALRGNTGWIVLGVVWALAVLGIMWELVATSKNRNFSFALYGIMSVTVLPALKQLMDAIPPMGFAMIMAGFISYAIGVYFFFNDTKIKHGHGMWHLCVMAGTAFQYLCVLIYLT
- a CDS encoding alkaline phosphatase D family protein — encoded protein: MQLRYFFAVSIIGSLLLLNLSCAEKSQAPESMNLKLLRMQAEANYQTDIVQNPASVKNVQRVALVSGIDQSADQSFWNSIASHKPDLVIATGNTVHSTKAFEKPLLSQYKKLDESEDYRKIRQSIPFIATWDELDFGLRHGDSSFQSKNESRDAFLKYWNYIPKLQPKSAKGVEHSIILGPAGKRVQIIVLDTRYYATPWTENGSDGKFKKNWSKSASLLGAQQWSWLANELRKDSDFKVIVSSLQLAANTDEGERWGLYPHDRQKLFDTIRNAGAKKVVVVSGNRNFGALGKVDMENYGPLYDLTVGPFNESVMNAEKDRHYIGEPVASENFGMLEWDWKRQTLYLKIFDRNNKLAKDLRINI
- a CDS encoding cystathionine gamma-synthase, which translates into the protein MKKTTENLGFATRAIHAGQSPDPTTGAIMTPVYLTSTYVQESPGVHKGWEYSRTHNPTRRAYENCMASLESGKYGFAFASGCAATTTILHILKGGDHVIAMDDMYGGTFRLFDKVLKHDGIDFSYTDLTKVENFEKAIKATTKMVWLETPTNPTLKLVDIKRISAIAKSKGIIVAVDNTFMSPYFQRPLELGADIVVHSATKYIGGHSDVVGGIAVTSRDDLAEKLAFLSNGMGAIQGPFDSFMCLRSLKTLPLRMKAHQENAMAIAKFLESHPKVDKVIYPGLESHPQHALAKEQMHGFGGMITFYIKGGMDSARKFLENVNVFSLAESLGGVESLIEHPAIMTHASVPAENRKALGIDDSLIRLSVGVEDLNDLLNDLKNAFDKA